One region of Archocentrus centrarchus isolate MPI-CPG fArcCen1 chromosome 6, fArcCen1, whole genome shotgun sequence genomic DNA includes:
- the actr6 gene encoding actin-related protein 6, with protein sequence MATLVLDNGAYTAKIGYSQEKVSVIPNCQFRSKTSRLKTFTANQLDEIKDPSGLFYILPFQKGYLVNWDVQRKVWDHLFGKEMFKVDFADTSIVITEPYFNFTSIQESMNEILFEEYQFQSALRINAGSLSAHHYFHTNPSEVCCMVVDTGFSFTHIAPYCRSRKMKEGIRRINVGGKLLTNHLKEIISYRQLHVMDETHVINQVKEDVCYVSQQFYSDMEIAQAKTEENTVMRDYVLPDFSAIKKGFCKPREEMVFSGKYKTGEQILRLANERFAVPEMLFHPSDIGIQEMGIPEAIVDSVQSLPEEMQPHFYRNVVLTGGNTLFPGFRERLEAELRALVPAHLPVSVVLPANPACYAWEGGKLLAHNPDYDEMVVMREDYEENGHCICEEKFDI encoded by the exons ATGGCGACGTTAGTTTTGGATAACGGGGCGTACACGGCGAAGATCGGGTACAGCCAGGAGAAAGTCAG CGTCATCCCAAACTGCCAGTTTCGGTCCAAGACGTCCAGGTTAAAAACGTTCACTGCAAACCAGCTGGATGAGATCAAAGATCCTTCAGGTCTCTTCTACATCCTCCCCTTCCAGAAG GGTTATCTGGTGAACTGGGATGTCCAGAGGAAAGTGTGGGACCACCTGTTTGGAAAGGAGATGTTTAAG GTGGATTTTGCTGACACAAGCATCGTCATCACGGAGCCCTACTTCAACTTCACTTCCATTCAGGAGTCCATGAACGAGATACTGTTCGAGGAGTACCAGTTCCAGTCAGCGCTCAGGATCAACG CTGGCTCCCTCAGTGCTCATCACTACTTCCACACAAACCCCTCTGAGGTTTGCTGCATGGTGGTCGACACCGGATTCTCCTTCACCCACATCGCCCCCTATTGCCGCAGCAGGAAAATGAAGGAGGGCATCCGCAG GATCAATGTGGGTGGGAAGCTGCTGACCAATCACCTGAAGGAGATCATCTCATATCG ccagCTGCACGTGATGGATGAAACTCATGTAATCAACCAGGTGAAGGAGGACGTCTGCTATGTCTCGCAGCAGTTTTACAGTGACATGGAGATCGCACA GGCAAAGACCGAGGAGAACACGGTGATGAGGGATTATGTCCTTCCAGACTTCAGTGCTATCAAAAAAGGCTTCTGCAAG CCTCGAGAGGAGATGGTCTTCAGCGGGAAGTACAAAACGGGAGAGCAGATCCTGAGGTTGGCCAACGAGCGCTTCGCCGTCCCGGAGATGCTCTTCCACCCGTCTGACATCGGCATCCAGGAGATGGGAATCCCAGAGGCCATCGTCGACTCGGTGCAGTCCCTGCCTGAAG AGATGCAGCCGCACTTCTACCGGAACGTCGTGCTGACCGGAGGGAACACGCTGTTTCCTGGCTTCAGAGAGCGTCTGGAGGCGGAGCTGCGGGCGCTCGTCCCCGCCCACCTCCCCGTGTCCGTCGTTCTACCAGCAAA TCCGGCCTGTTACGCGTGGGAAGGCGGGAAGCTGCTGGCTCATAACCCAGACTATGATGAGATGGTGGTGATGCGGGAGGACTACGAGGAGAACGGGCACTGCATCTGCGAGGAGAAGTTCGACATATAG
- the fcsk gene encoding L-fucose kinase produces MSESGGFPWTVVVLTCQHKDSVYAFQRELELRQQRGTLSAGALVLTVRDRQEPLGSGGATLNALLVAAEHLSSRAAHTVVTADVLDDAHILILHTGRDFPWSSCSRAFCWLPEEKPDQKVQAPVCCLDLLLDCLSNQICPGSPPGVWVCSTDMILTVPPDFVLSWEGFSGVRVLALPGDITYAADHGVYLSDPQGRVRDIIYRGTKEQIQRAAMPDGKVPLVSGPVFFSRSVSEKLLQTHVTPPLDGCTYLGLDSGAPPLQISLFLDVLKCLCSDLTQDQFVNEERAGCSSVVGPRGAAVRSGRTELWKILRGAPLSLVCVPGGRYDYLTLSGKAHVNRLSRDWTGRNALSHIQKEDAVSEGGRVINSILEGEVAVAAGAVVQHCHLQGPLDVPSGCLLSGLELSTSPSVRRLPLSRDIIIQCHRVELGELQLHVYTVMGAHDDLQVSSDSSNASFLNHTWSLFYSRTGIQPEELWVQGEQRALLEARLFPVLHPRVGAVGLEEGVGWLLGGPGCLQGWREAWRLSLKEVLMLTHQEAELQQREELLFLAGRRRVTDTLTSRTDVCLLPCFRAAVLGGQQEALLETLDSIASGSSKQGAELGADLGVAARCLSCSADVLVCMAGGRGGLRSGPAANEAWSPAYTMLEKGNLRGGVHALAMQRQHWLSRPDLLVRAARHYEGAGQVLLRQAVMSSQRFISTGQGELPPIGEWQEVECPARLDLAGGWSDTPPITFEHGGSVTNVAVKVNGKRPIGARARRIVEPRLLLVSYSGGRGSGSSTEIVCDNLDDLKDHCQPHAPGALLKAVCVCSGLVSLTSQHPLGHQLMERWGGGVELHSWSELPTGSGLGTSSILAGALLAAVYRCTGRTYSTDSLIHAVLYLEQILTTGGGWQDQVGGLVGGVKVGRSKASLPLQVEVESLSLPEEFLVTLEQHLQLVYTGKTRLARNLLQDVVRSWYSRLPSMVQNAQQLVFNSEESAQACVDGSLSKLGECLDRSWQQKKLMAPGCEPASVRTMMEALRPLVLGQSLAGAGGGGFLYLLTREPQQRDAVLQVLNNTPGLGNFSVHSVELDKDGLTVLPPYFS; encoded by the exons ATGTCGGAGAGCGGCGGGTTCCCGTGGACCGTGGTGGTGCTGACGTGCCAGCATAAAGACAGTGTGTACGCGTTCCAGAGAG AGTTGGAGTTGCGGCAGCAGCGGGGCACCCTCTCTGCAGGTGCGTTGGTTTTGACCGTCAGAGACCGGCAGGAACCGCTGGGCAGTGGCGGGGCGACGCTGAACGCCCTGCTGGTGGCTGCGGAGCACCTGAGCAGCAGAGCCGCACACACA gtGGTGACAGCTGATGTCCTGGATGATGCTCACATCCTCATCCTCCACACG GGCCGTGACTTTCCTTGGAGCTCCTGCAGCCGAGCCTTCTGCTGGCTGCCTGAGGAGAAGCCCGATCAAAAGGTCCAGGCTCCGGTTTGCTGTCTGGACCTGCTGCTGGACTGCCTTAGCAACCAG ATCTGTCCCGGTTCTCCTCCTGGTGTTTGGGTCTGTAGCACTGACATGATCCTCACCGTCCCTCCTGACTTTG tgttgtcctGGGAGGGATTCTCAGGTGTTCGGGTTTTGGCGTTACCCGGTGACATCACCTATGCAGCAGATCATGGGGTCTACCTGTCTGACCCACAG GGTCGGGTCAGAGACATCATCTACCGAGGAACCAAAGAGCAGATCCAGCGAGCTGCAATGCCTGATGGGAAGGTGCCTCTG gtatCGGGTCCGGTCTTCTTCAGCAGATCTGTGTCAGAGAAATTATTGCAGACTCACGTCACTCCTCCACTGGACGGCTGCACCTACCTGGGCCTGGACTCTGGAGCTCCGCCCCTCCAG ATTTCTCTCTTCCTGGACGTGTTAAAGTGTCTCTGCTCGGATCTGACTCAGGATCAGTTTGTGAACGAGGAGCGAGCCGGGTGCAGTTCAGTGGTTGGACCACGGGGGGCGGCAGTGAGGAGCGGAAGGACAGAGTTGTGGAAGATCCTTAGAGGAGCGCCACTCAGTCTGG TGTGTGTCCCCGGCGGTCGCTATGACTACCTGACTCTGTCTGGGAAGGCACATGTCAACCGACTGAGCCGTGATTGGACGGGCAGAAATGCTCTCTCTCATATCCAG AAAGAAGATGCAGTGAGTGAAGGAGGTCGTGTCATCAACAGCATTCTGGAGGGAGAAGTCGCCGTGGCTGCAGGAGCAGTGGTGcaacactgccacctacag GGTCCTCTGGACGTCCCGTCAGGCTGTCTACTGTCAGGTCTCGAGCTGTCGACATCGCCGAGCGTCCGCCGCCTGCCGCTCAGCCGTGACATCATCATCCAGTGTCATCGGGTTGAGCTGGGGGAGCTGCAGCTGCACGTCTACACGGTGATGGGCGCGCACGACGACCTGCAG gtATCCTCCGATTCCAGTAACGCTTCCTTCCTCAACCACACCTGGAGCCTCTTCTACAGCAGGACAGGAATACA GCCAGAGGAGTTGTGGGTCCAAGGAGAACAGCGTGCCCTCCTGGAGGCTCGGCTCTTCCCAGTCCTCCACCCCAGAGTTGGCGCTGTGGGTCTGGAGGAAGGCGTGGGCTGGCTGCTGGGGGGGCCTGGCTGTCTGCAGGGGTGGAGGGAGGCGTGGAGACTCTCTCTGAAGGAAGTGTTGATGCTCACCCACCAGGAGGCAGAGCTCCAGCAAAGGGAGGAGCTGCTGTTCCTGGCAGGAAGGCGGAGAGTGACAGACACCCTGACAAGTCGCACAGACGTCTGCCTGCTGCCTTGCTTCAGGGCCGCGGTGTTGGGAGGGCAACAGGAGGCACTGCTGGAAACTCTGGACAGCA TTGCCTCAGGGAGCAGCAAGCAGGGGGCGGAGCTTGGGGCAGATCTGGGTGTAGCTGCTCGCTGTCTCTCCTGCAGCGCGGACGTGTTGGTGTGCATGGCCGGGGGCAGAGGAGGTCTGAGGAGCGGGCCAGCGGCTAACGAAGCCTGGAGCCCTGCCTACACCATGCTGGAGAAGGGTAACCTGAGGGGCGGAGTCCACGCGCTTGCCATGCAGAGACAACACTGGCTGAGCAG GCCTGACCTTTTGGTTCGGGCGGCACGGCACTACGAAGGCGCTGGACAGGTGCTGCTACGCCAGGCTGTGATGTCATCCCAGAGATTCATCTCCACTGGACAGGGAGAACTCCCGCCCATTGGGGAGTGGCAGGAAGTGGAGTGTCCTGCCAGACTGGATTTAGCAG gtggctggagcgacacTCCACCAATCACCTTCGAGCACGGGGGCTCTGTGACCAACGTTGCGGTGAAGGTCAACGGGAAGCGTCCTATTGGCGCCAGAGCTCGTCGCATTGTTGAGCCCCGCCTACTGTTGGTCAGCTACAGTGGAGGGCGGGGCAGTGGCAGTTCCACAGAGATAGTGTGTGACAACCTGGATGACCTGAAGGACCACTGTCAGCCTCACGCTCCTG gAGCCCTGCTGAaggcggtgtgtgtgtgcagcggGTTGGTGTCACTGACTTCCCAGCATCCTCTAGGACATCAGTTGATGGAGAGGTGGGGAGGAGGGGTGGAGCTCCACAGCTGGTCGGAGCTGCCGACGGGATCGGGGCTGG GTACCAGTAGTATCTTGGCAGGGGCGCTGTTGGCTGCGGTGTACAGGTGCACCGGTCGAACCTACAGCACGGATTCCCTGATCCACGCAGTCCTGTACCTGGAGCAGATTCTCACCACAG GTGGAGGCTGGCAGGATCAGGTGGGAGGTCTGGTGGGTGGAGTCAAGGTAGGTCGGTCCAAAGCGTCCTTGCCcctgcaggtggaggtggagagtCTCAGTCTTCCTGAGGAGTTCCTGGTTACTCTGGAGCAGCACCTTCAGCTGGTCTACACCGGAAAGACCCGGCTGGCCAGAAACCTGCTGCAG GACGTGGTTCGCAGCTGGTACAGCCGCCTGCCCTCGATGGTGCAGAACGCCCAACAGTTGGTGTTTAACTCCGAGGAGAGTGCTCAGGCTTGCGTGGACG GTTCTCTGTCCAAGTTGGGGGAGTGTCTGGACCGCTCGTGGCAGCAGAAGAAGCTGATGGCACCTGGCTGCGAGCCGGCTTCGGTGCGAACCATGATGGAGGCCCTGAGGCCGCTGGTCCTGGGTCAGAGTCTGGCTGGGGCCGGAGGCGGCGGTTTCCTCTACCTGCTGACCCGTGAGCCCCAACAGAGGGATGCCGTGCTGCAGGTCCTCAACAACACCCCG